Below is a window of Granulicella pectinivorans DNA.
GCGGGGCGGGTGATGACCGCGAAGGCGCAGGCGGAGATGCTGCGTCCGCAGATCTCGATTACTTCGCTACACCAGTTCCCTACTCTCGCGAACGAGAAGGGCGATGAGGGATCGCGGGTGGGGCTTTCGTACGGGCTGGGGTGGGGGCTGTTGTCGGCCACGAAGTACGGGCCGGCGTTCTTCAAGGAAGGGCATGGCGAGGGCGCGCAGAACTACATGATCTGCTTCCGGGAGAAGGGGGACTGCATGATCGTGCTGACAAACAGCGAGAATGGCGAGATGGCGTTTCGGACCCTGTTTGAAAAGATTCTGGGGGATACGGTGACGCCGTGGGAATGGGAGGGGTATACGGCGGCCGGGGTGGCGGAGAGCAGGAAGAATCAATAAGACTTGTCAGGTTGCCCGTTGAGCCTTCACTCCCTGGCTTGTGGCAATTTTGGCGGCTTTTCTGTCGAAGGTTACGAAGACCTCGCCACCGAGACGCCTGCCCTCGTGGGCGACAAGGCCATCGGCAAAATTGCCGCCCGCCAGAAGAAAGGCTCTACCCGCCTCAGCGGCCGAGCGATCAAAGACGACGTTATCCGCCTGGAGCAACGCGTTCAGCTCGTTGTCCCTGCGACGGTAATGCAAAATTGCCTTACCCGGCAATCGGGACGTGGCGGGTGGTGTGACGCCATTTGAGGGCGAGGCATGTCGCGGCGACGATGAGGCCGGTGCATAGGCCGATCCAGAGGCCGGCGGGGCCGAGGTGGCGGCGGAAGCCCAGGTAGTAGCCGAGGGGCAGGGCGATGGCCCAGTAGCCAGCGAGTTGCACGATGAGGCCGGTGTGGGTATCGCCGGCTCCGCGGAGGGCTCCGTTGGCGGTGATCTGGACGCCGTCGAAGAACTGGAAGGCGGCGGCGATGTAGAGTAGCGGGACGGTAGCGGCGATGACGGTCGGGTCCAGCGTAAAGGCGGACGCGATGGCGTGGGGGAAGCCAGCGAGGAAGAGGGAGCAGGTGGCCATGGCGATGGCTCCAAGCAGGATCGCGGCCCATCCGGCGGAGGCTGCTTCGCGCGGGGATTTGCGGCCGATCGCCTGTCCGACGCGGACCGCTGCGGCGGCGGAGATGGCGAAGGGAATCATGAAGGTGAAGGAGGCGCAGTTGAGGGCGATCTCATGTCCCGCGAGAGGCAGTGGGCCCATGGTGCCGATGAGAAAGGTGACGGCTCCGAAGATGGAGATTTCGACGAAGATGCCGGCTCCGGCTGGGGCTCCGAGGCTCAGGAGGCGGGTGATCCGGGTGGCGTCGAAGAGGCGTGGGGTGGTGCGGAGGCCATAGTGGTGGCGGCGGTCGAGGCGGTAGACGGCGACGGCCATGAAGCCAGCCAGGTAGAGGCGCGAGATGGCAGTCGAGAGGCCGGAGCCGTAGACGCCCAACGCGGGGATCTGAATGGGGCCCCAGTGGTGACCGTAGATGAGGAGCCAGTTGACGAGCGCGTTGACGACGTTCGCGGTGACCAGGGAGATCGCGATGGGCTTGACGTGGTTGAAGGCCTGGAGATAGCGGCGGAGGACGAAGGCCAGAAAGAGTGGGGGCGTTCCCCAGTTGAGGGCGCGCAGGAAGCTCGATGCGTGGAGGAGAACGTCGTGGTCGGCGGGCAGGTGCATCAGCGCGATGGGGGCTGCACCGATGATCAGCATGAGGGCCGCGGCGAGGGCTACGGCCAGGACGAGGCCGTGGAGGAGCCAGCGGTTGGCTTCGTCGACGCGACCGGCTCCGTGAGACTGGGAGAGGTAGGTGTCGAGGCCGAGGAGGACACCGGCGAGGCCGAAGGCGATGGTGTTGTACAGGACCTGTCCGAGGGCGGCGGCGGCGATGGCGAGGACCGGGTGGGCCATGTGGCCGACCATGATGGTGTCGACGATGCCCATGGACATCCAGCCCAGCTCCGCGAGGATGAGCGGGAGGGCGAGGGTGAGCATCGGGCGGATTTGGGCTCGGATGGTGATGGCTACAACCTATCAGACTGTCCTGCCGGAGGGGCCCGCTGCGCGCGGGGCGGTCACTTCGTGACGCGTGACTGCTGCGTATGGGCCTCCCGTTGGTCGGGAATGAAATTCCGTGGCAACCGACGGGAGGACCACTGCGTACTAGACGGGGGTGATGATACCGCCTACGGGCATGCTCTTCGGCAGGGTGCCGGGACGCTTCAGGTGCATGGCATCGGCGGTCATGTCCGTGTACTTGAGGCCGGCTCCGGTGTTGAAGAGGACGACCTTGTCCGTGGTCTTGAGGTCGCCGCCCGCGATGAGGGCGTCGTAGGCCGCGGTGGCGGCTGCGCCTTCGGGCGAGAGGAAGATGCCCTCATGCTTCGCCCAGTCGAGAAGGCTGGCGAGCAGGGTTTCGTCGGGGTAGGCGAGGGCTTTGCCACCAGACTCGCGGACGATCTCGAGGATGATGGCGTCGCCATAGGGTTTCGGGACGCGAAGCCCTGCTGCAAAGGTGGCGGCGTTTTCGAAGAAGGTGCTGACGTCCTTGCCCTGCTCGTAGGCGGTGGCCATGGGGGCGCATCCGCTGGCTTGCAGCGCATACATCTTGGGGCGCTTACCGGAGACCCAGCCTAACTGCTCCATCTCCTCGAAGGCCTTCCACATGCCGATGAGGCCTACGCCTCCGCCGGTGGGGTAGAAGACGGCGTCGGGGTAGGTCCAGCCGAGCTGCTCGACGAGCTCGTAGCCCATGGTCTTCTTGCCTTCGACGCGGAAGGGCTCTTTGAGCGTGGAGATGTCGAACCAGACCTGGTTGGCGGGGGTGTTGGCGGCCTTCTGGGCCTTGATGTTTTCGCCGACGAGCCGGGCGCAGTCGGAGATGAGGCCGTCGACCATGGTGACGTCGGCTCCGTAGACGATGCCCTCGAGGTAGTTGGCGAGGGGGACGTCCTGCGGCATGAAGATGTGGGCGGCGATGCCGGCGGCGGCGGCGTAGGCAGCGAGGGCTCCGGCGGCGTTACCCGCCGAGGGCACGGCGAGGTGTTCGAGGCCGTAGTGTTTGGCCATGGTGACGGCGAGGCCGAGGCCGCGCGCCTTGAAGGTACCGGTAGGGTTGGCGCCCTCTTCCTTGATGTAGAGGCCCGGGTAGCGCTTGGACTGGAGCATAGGGGTCCAACCCTCGCCAAGCGTCACCGGCGTGACGTCGGGCAGGACATCCTTGTAGCGCCACATTCCCAGGCTGGCGGGGGAGGCGGCAGCGTACTGCGCGGGGCTATCGCGGTGGGCGGTCTGCTTGAGGGCGTCCATGTCGTAACGAACGTAGAGGGAGCCGGCGCAGAGGGGGCAGAGGGTCTGAGGAGTGGCGGCGGAGACTTGATGATGACATCGAACGCATTCCAGAAAAGCTATCGCAGGCATTGATATATCGTACTTGAGCTTGACGGAACGTGGGGTCAGGTGGACGGACCGGAGCAGGCCGGATGAGAGAATAAGGGGGTGATTGAGACCTCGGAGATGGACCGCGTGATGTTGCCCGCCGGAGCTGGAGCGGTGCGCCTGGTAGCTGTGGATATGGACGGGACGCTGCTGGATGGCGATGCCAGGGTGAGCCCCCGGGCGCTGGCGGCGATTGCGGCGGCGGAGCGGGCCGGTGTGCATTTTGTGATTGCGACGGGGCGTCGCCACAGCTATGCGATGCGCGTGCTGCGGGAGCTGGAGATGACTCCGGACAACGTGCTGATCACCTCCAACGGGGCGGTGGTACGCCAGGTGGACGCGCGCTTGATCGAGACGACGCATCTGCCGATTTCGACCGCACGGTGGCTGATGGAGCATATGCGCGAGTTCCGCAATGCGATGGTGCTGACCTTCGACCGGGTTGGGACGGACGGGGACGACGCGCGCGGGGCTCTGGTGGTGGAAGAGTTGGAGGACCTGCACCGGTCGATTGAGAAATGGATGATCGCCAATGCGCCCTATATCCAGCATGTGGATCGGATGGAAGACGCGCTGGGGGGCGATGCGCCGATCCAGTTGATGATCTGCGGGACGGTGGAGAGGATGCGGCGAGCCGAGGCCCGGCTGCTCGAAGACCCGCGGGTGGTGGCGGTGGGACGGGAGACAAGGCCGGAGACGGAGGTGCAACTGGCGCGGACGGAGTATCCGGAGCGGGATCTGTCGATCGTGGATATTCTGCCGGCGGGCTGCTCGAAGGGTGCGGCGGTGATGCGGTTCGCGGCATCGCAGGGTGTGAAACCCGGGGAGATGATGGCGATCGGGGATAACTGGAACGATCTGTCGATGCTGGAGGTAGTGGGGTATCCGGTGGTGATGGAAAATGCTCCGGAGGATTTTCTGGCCGTGGCGCTGGAGCGTGGGTGGTTCGTGGCTCCGAAGAATACGGAGGACGGGGTAGCGCGGGTGGTGGAGGGAGTTCTGGCGGGATTGGAAAGATAGATCCGCAGCAAGGACGGCGAAACACTCTTGCTGACGCTCCATCCCCCATTCTTTCGGCATTCCCTTTCCCATGTTTGTGCCGATGGTAGGCTTTAGTGGTGATTCGTCGGATTCCAATCCTGGGGATTTTGCTGGCGCTGGCTCCGGTGGGGGCTTTGGCGGCCGAGCACGTGACCCTGACCAATGGGTTTTCGGTGGATTGCGTGAAGCATGAGGCGCTGGGTGAGAGCGGGATGGTGCGGCTTTTTCCGTTGAGCGCTTCGGACTCTACCTATATGGATGTGCCTGCGGGGGCGGTGAAGTCCGTGGAGCCTCTGATGGAGATTCCGGTGGTTGCGGCTCCTTCGAGTTCGCTGGAAACCCACCTCGCAGACGCGAAATGTGGGGCACCCGGTTCTGCTGCCTGTCCCAGGACCGATTCGGTGAAGGGTCTGCTGGTGGAGGCTGGGGCGAAGCACCATATCGATGTGGATCTGCTGGCAGCGGTGGTGAAGGCCGAGTCGGGTGGCCAGGTGAGGGCGGTTTCGCGGGTTAGGGCGCAGGGGTTGATGCAGTTGATGCCTGGAACTGCTGCGGGGCTTGGGGTCAAGGATGCGTTCAAGCCGGAGGAGAATATCGCTGGGGGAACGGAGTATCTGGACCGTCTGCTGACGCGGTATCACGACGATGTGGCGCTGGCGCTGGCTGCGTATAATGCGGGGCCGGGAGCGGTGGACCGCTGGCATGGGGTTCCTCCGTACCGGGAGACGCGGGCTTATGTGACGCGGATTATCAATGAGTTCAACCGGCGGAAGATGGCGTTGCGGACTGCGGTTCGGTAGGGCGCGAGCCAAGGGCTGCGGCGTGTAAGAACAGGCAACAGCAGATTCCCTCCGGGAATGACAACCAAATAGGCCAGGACACACAGAGAACGCGGGGAGATGGATGGCAGACGAAGCGATTGCGATCGAGAAGCCGGCGGCGAAGGGCAACAGAGCTCTGCTCTGGGCGGCGGCGCTGGTGATTCTGGCGGTGCTGGTCTGGGTGTTTCGGGGGCGGATTCACTTCGACTGGGGGAGCTTTGTCGCGCAGATCCGGCAGGCGAGCCTTGGGCATCTGGCGGCGGCGATTGGCCTGATCTGGGCGACGTACTGGCTGCGCTCGACGCGGTGGATGGTGTTCGTTTCGCCGGTGAAGAAGATCGGTCCGTTCACGACGGTAGGGTCGCAGTTTATAGGGTTTACGGCGGTGGCCCTGTTTGGGCGGCTGGCGGATCTGACGCGGCCTTATCTGATCTCCAGGAAGATCGAGCTTTCGATCGCGTCGCAGGTGGCGGTGTATACGATCGAGCGGATGTTCGATCTGGGTGCTGCGGCGATCCTGTTTTCGGGCGCGCTGGCATTTACTCCGGCTGACGTTCCGCACCACCAGGAGTTTGTGAAGGCTGGGATGGTGATGCTGGCGGGGACGGCGGCGATGGGGCTGTTCGCGGTGGCGATCCGGGTGTCGGGTGGCGTGCTGGCGGGGTTTGCGCGGGCGGTGTTCGGGCGGGTGTCGAAGGGATTCGGCGATGCAGTGGCGGAGAAGATCCTGGGGTTCCGGGAGGGGCTGCAGGCGATCTCGTCGTGGCAGGAGTTTGTGATTGCGCTGGGGATCTCGCTGGCGATGTGGACGGCGATCGGGTACGCATATGTGCAGACGGCGCATGCGTTCCAGCAGACGCCGGAGCTGGCGGGGCTGACGTTCGCGAGGACGATGCTGCTGATGGGCGCGAGTATTGGCGGGTCGGTGCTGCAGTTGCCGGTGATCGGATGGTTTACGCAGATTGCGGTGACGGCGACGGCGATGCATGCGTTCTTCGACGCTCCGGTGGAGGCGGCAACGGCGTGCGGCGCGGCTCTGCTGGTGGTGACGAACCTTTCGATTGTGCCGGTAGGTCTGGTGTACGCGCAGATCGGGAAGGTGAGCTTGCGGGGCGTGGCCGTGGAGTCGAAACAGTAGGCCTCCCCTGGCTTTCTCAAAAGGATCGCGGGGAAAGGCGGGAAAAGCGGGAAGAAGAGACAAACGCGTTTCGGCGGAACCGCTTGATGCTCGGGTGCGCGTTTCATGCGGGCAGGGAGGGCGTTTTCGAGAGATTCCGGGGGCGGCTGGTAAGATTGAAGCACGTTTATGAAGTGTCCCTATTGTGGTTTTGCCCAGGATCGTGTCGTCGATTCGCGAGAGAGTAAGGAAGCCGATTCGATCCGTCGGCGTCGTGAGTGTGAGAGCTGCCAGAAGCGCTTTACGACCTATGAGCGGATCGATGAGATTCCCTACATGGTGGTGAAGAAGGACGGACGGCGCGAGCGGTTCGACCGGCAGAAGGTGCTGGCGGGGATCATCCAGAGCTGCCAGAAGCGGAGCGTTTCTGCCGCGCAGATGGAGTCGATCGTGGATCAGGTGGAGGCGTTCGTCGTCGACTCGCCGGAGCGGGAGCGGACCACGAGTTCAGTGGGTGAGCTGATTATGGCTCGGCTGAAGGATATCGATACGGTTGCGTATATCCGGTTCGCAAGCGTGTATCGGGACTTCAAGGATGTTCGGGAGTTCAAGGCGGAGCTGGAAGAGCTGTTGAGCGGGAAGCATCCGGCGAAGAGTTAGAAGCAAAGGCAATCGCAGATCCCCTTCGGGGATGACAAACAAACGAGACTAAGGAGAAGCATGGCAACGACGCACAAGGTTACATTGATCCCCGGTGATGGCATTGGACCCGAAGTGACGGCGGCTACCGTCTCGATCATCGAGGCGGCGGCGAAGACCACCGGGGCCAGCTTCGAGTGGCACCGCTACGATGCGGGCGCGGATGCGTTTGCCAAGACGGGGGAGTACATCCCCAAGGAACTATATGCCTCGATCGAGGAGAACAAGGTTGCACTCAAGGGACCGGTGACGACTCCGATCGGCGGCGGGTTCTCGTCGATCAATGTGACGCTGCGCAAGAAGTTCGACCTGTATTCGAACTTCCGTCCGGTGAAGAATCTGCCTGGTCTGGAGACGAAGTTCCCGGGTATCGACATGGTGATCTTCCGTGAGAACACCGAGGACCTGTATGCGGGTCTCGAAGTGATGATCAACCCGGATATCGCACAGTCGTTGAAGATCATTACACGCAAGGGATCGACCCGTATTGCTCGCTCGGCGTTCGAGTTTGCGAAGAAGAGCGGACGCAAGAAGGTACATGCGATTCACAAAGCCAACATCATGAAGCTGTCCGATGGACTGTTCCTGAAGTGCTGCAAGGAAGTGGCCGCCGAGTATCCGGAGATCACGTACGCGGAGCATATCGTCGACAACACCTGCATGCAGTTGGTGATGAATCCATGGCAGTATGACGTGATTCTGACGGAGAACCTGTACGGCGATATTCTTTCGGATCTCTGCTCGGGGTTGATCGGCGGGCTTGGTCTGGTTCCGGGTGCGAACCTGGGCGTGAACTGCGCGATCTTCGAAGCGGTGCATGGCTCGGCCCCGGACATTGCGGGACAGGACAAGGCGAACCCGACGGCGCTGCTGCAGTCGGCTCTGCTGATGTTGCGGCACCTCGACGAGGATGCCACGGCGGACATCATCCAGAAGGCGCTGGAGGCGGTGTATGCGGAGGGCAAGACGCTGACACGCGATGTCGGCGGCACGAGCGGGACGAAGGCGTTTGCGGATGCCGTGATCGCTGCGATGTAGGTTGAGACAGGGATAGGGACCAGGGAGTAGGGGGTAAAAAACCGCCTGCTCCCTTTTCCTTTTGGGGTACGGGCTGCATCTCAAGGTGAAGAGAAGAGGATTCAAAACGATGCGTACGTCTATTTGTTTGATTGCCGGTCTGATGGCGATGAGTGTGGTGGGCTGTAAGACGGATGCCGCGGCAAAGCGCGCCGAAGACATGGACAAGGGAACCGGATTTCATACGCAGGCTGCGTCTCCGTCGGCTCCGAACGCGAGCGCGCCGGCGGTGGGACTGGACCCGGCTTCGCTGGGGGATGTGACGGGGACGATCCGGTTTACGGGCAAGGCTCCGGCGCCGGTGAAGATCGATACGTCGATGGACCCGGCGTGCGGGCTGAGCGGCGGACCGGATGCGATGTCTGAGCAGTATGTGGTGAAGGACGGCAAGCTGGCGAATGTATATCTGTATGTGAAGAGCGGGCCGGCGGAGGCGATGAACGCTCCGCATGATGTGAAGGCGTCCGTCGTGCTGGACCAGAAGGGATGCGTCTATACGCCGCATGTGATCGCGGTGGCGGCGGGTGGCTTTGTCGAGTTCCGGAACGAAGATGCGACGATGCACAACATCCACACGATGCCGACGGTTGTGGGCAATGAGACGGTGGATGTGTCGCAGGGCCCCAGGGGCGCGGTGCAGACCAAGCAGTTCAAGGCTCCGGAGGCGATGATTCCGGTGCGGTGCAACAACCATCCGTGGATGAATGCGTTTGTGAACGTGTCGGCGACGCCGTTTTTCGCGGTGTCGGATGGTGCGGGGCACTTTGAGATTCATGGGCTGCCGGCGGGCGAGTACGTCCTGGGCGCGGTGCATGAGAAGATGGGCGAACAGACGATGCAGGTGACGGTGAAGGCAGGCGGAAGCACGCATGCCGACTTTGCGTTTGCGGCAGCCAAATAGTTTTTCCAAGGAGAGAGCACGATGAGTTTCCCGATTCACCATCTGCCGTTTCTGTTTCTTGTCGTTTCGCTGTTCCTGCCACGGCTTTCGCTGTTGGTGATGTATTTGGAGAACTCGCTGACACCGTTTCATCTGACGGGGTTGATTCCTCCGCTGGCCTGGCTCTTTTTGCCGCGCTTTCTAGTGCTTTACATCGTCTATCTGGACCAGGGGATCAGCGGATGGTTTGTGCTGCATCTGATTGCGCTGCTGCTGACTTATAGCGGTGGTGGGCATTATATGCAGCGTAGACGCCGCCGGGGTCTCTAAAGGATAGGTCGATGCGATCGTTTCGGGTTTTGATCATCTGCGCCATGGCCGCTGCGAGTGTGGCAGCCGTGGCGCAGACTCGCAAAACGCTGGACTTTCCTCGCTTCAAGCTGGTCAATGGCAAACTCGACGTCGATAAAGATGGGATTGAGATGCCCGCTTCCGGAGCGAGTCTATGTCTCGTCGAGGGTGCGAAAACGTGCTTTCAAATGGCGCCTCATCAAGAGACCGACGGCAAGTTCACGTACCAGTTTGCAAGGGATCCGCTCTCGGAACGCATTGTGCTTAAGGGTGGCGGATCGCTTGCCTTCTTTTCGGCGAGTGATTATTCCGTGGAGCCACTGAAGTTCGATCGTCTGGCGCTTCTTCGCTATGAAGAGAACGGGCGTCTGACCAACCTGTTGCCCTACATCGCCGTTTCCTTCCAGGGAGAACGTGCAATGTGGACTCTGCCGGATATCTCTGCGATGCCAGTGTTGGTTACAGCTGATTTGTACTGGGACTTCGACGCGAACGAGACGCGTTGGGACGATCATAGGTACTTCGTCGAAGCCTATCGCGGTGACATTTCCAGTGACCGGTATGTTTTTCTGTTCAAGTACCTGACGAAGAGGAAATATGCCTCGGGCGATCACAAGCCTGTGCGGGTGCTGGGACCGGAGCGGAATGAGGTTTTGCGGCGGCTGCTGCGGGCGGCCGCGCAGCCGTGACTTCTACTGAACCGGCGTCGCCCACGGATTGAATACCTGGACCGGGATGTCGTATACGTCTTTGACATTTCGCGTTATCAAGGTGAGGCGATGGTGAATCGCAGTGGCGGCAAGCAAGGTATCGATAATGGGACGGCTCCGTTGAGCTGAAAGTTCACCCCAGGTTCGGGACACGGCGGCGTCGATGCCGAGGATGCGGTCGGCGAAAGAGAACTCGAGACCATCCACCCACGCACCAAGGGCTATCGCACCTTGCGGGTCAGTCCGCGCCTTCCAGATAACTCCCTTCCGTAGTTCGCCAAGGGTCAGGACACTCAGGTAGAGGTCCGAAGACTCCGTTTTATCGAGAAAGCGCAAGACGCGATCATCGGGACGCCTCTTCATCGTCTCCGAGACGATATTCGTGTCGAGGAGAGAGGGACCGATCGAGCTCACAGCCGAATCGTCCTGCCGGTACTGCGATCACGTTTAATCTCGAAGTCATCGAACTTCGGGCCGCTAAGTAAATAGGCTTTGAAGTCCGGCTTGTGCGCGACGAGCGAGCGGTATTCTTCGATCGATAATACGACGGCGCGCTCTGTGCCATGGCGCGTAATCACCTGGGGACCTTTGACGTTGGCGTCCTCGACGAGTTCGCTGAAACGGTTTTTTGCGTCTTTGATCTGCCAGTTCGCCATAAAAGCTCCTCGAGCGATTATAGACATTGTGGACATACTTTCTTTTCTTCGTTCAAGAGCGGGATGTTGTTTTTTGGGTCGGTGGGATCGATGGAAGCCATGGGACGGAGCAGCGCGAGGGCACGATGCGGTATTCTTGAAGGATTATGGAACGGCGAAACGTAGGAATTCTCGGTGCCACTGGAATGGTGGGCCAGCGCTTTATTCAACTCCTCGCACAGCATCCCTGGTTTGAGATCACGTGGATTGCGGCGAGCGATCGTTCGGCGGGCAAGACGTACGCCGAGGCCTGCCGGTGGAAGCTCGACACTCCCCTGCCCCCACGCATTGCGGCGATGACGCTGCAGCCGAATGTCCCCGAAGGATCGGCGGTTGAGCTGCCGAAGATTATCTTCGCGGCGCTAGATGCGGATATTGCGCGGGAGCTGGAGCCGAAGTTTGCGGCTGTGGGCTGCGCGGTCATCTCGAACTCGTCCGCGTTTCGCATGACGACGGATGTGCCTCTGGTCGTCCCCGAGGTCAATGCGGACCATCTGCCTCTGATCGAGCACCAGAGCTGGCGCAAGGAGAACGGCGGCAAGGGCGGGTACATCGTCACGAACCCGAACTGTTCGGCCATTGGGCTGGTGCTGGCGCTGAAGCCGCTCGAAGAGAAGTTCGGCATCGAGAGTCTGTTCGTCTCGACGATGCAGGCGGTCAGCGGCGCGGGCTATCCCGGCGTCGCTTCGCTGGATATTCTCGGCAACGTCGTCCCGTTCATCAAGAACGAAGAAGAGAAGATGCAGGAAGAGGTTGTGAAGCTGCTGGGTGCGGCAAAGGGCGACCACGTCGAGATGCTCGACGCGCGTCTGACCGCGCACTGCAACCGCGTCGCCGTGGAAGATGGCCACACGGAGTGCATCTCGATCAAGCTGCGCAAGCCGGCGACGTTCGACGAGATCGTCGCGGCGTGGGAGGGTTTCAAGCCGCTCGAAGGGCAGCATCTGCCTTCGGCTCCCGATTCGCCGGTGGAATACGACCATGCCGTCGACCGTCCGCAGCCGCGGCTGGATCGCATGCGCGGCAAAGGCATGACGACGGTGGTTGGCCGTCTGCGTCCGTGCTCGCTGCTGGACTGGAAGTTCGTTCTTCTGTCGCACAATACGATTCGCGGGGCTGCGGGTGCGGCCATTCTGAACGCGGAGGTATTGGCGCGTCTGGGTAAGTTCGAGACGAAGAAGAAGGTGCTGGCATGAGCACGATGCGCGAAAAGCTTGTGATCATGAAGTTCGGTGGCACCTCCGTCGAAGATGCGACGGCGATGAACCGGACGGCCGACATCGTGAAGGGACGGCGCGACAAGGGGCTGGCGGCTGTAGTCGTGGTTTCGGCCATGGCTCGTGTGACCGACCAGTTGATTGCGGCGGCCGATGCTTCGGGCCGTGGCGACAAGGCCGGTGCGCTGGCCATCTCGGCGCGTCTGCGGCTTCGTCACAACGACACGGCGCGGGACCTGCTGGGCGAGCACTCGGACCGTCTGCCTGTGCTGCAGGCGGCACTGCATGCGGAGTTCGATGCGCTGGACGATCTGCTGCGGGGCATTGCTGCGGTGGGTGAGTTGACGCCGCGCACCAACGATCTCGTTAGCAGCTTTGGCGAGAGGCTCTCGAGCCGGATGGTCGCGGAGGCATTCGCGCTGCGCGGGCTGAAGGGCGCGCATGTCGATGGGCGCAAGGTGATCATCACGGACGACCACTACGGCAAGGCCACGCCGCAGGAGGCCGCGATTGAGGCGGCTCTGCGCGAGCATGTGTTGCCGCTGATTGAAGCTGGAAATACGCCAGTGATGGGCGGTTTTATCGGCTCGAATGCGGCGGGGATTACCACCACGCTGGGTCGCGGCGGCTCGGACTATACGGCGGCGCTGGTTGGCGGCGGTCTGCATGCGGGGGCCATCGAGATCTGGACGGACGTCAACGGCATTATGACGACCGATCCGCGCATCTGTCCGGATGCGCTGCGGGTAAAGACGATCTCGTTTGAAGAGGCGGCTGAGCTGGCCTACTTCGGCGCGAAGGTGCTGCATCCTGCCACGATC
It encodes the following:
- a CDS encoding MATE family efflux transporter — its product is MLTLALPLILAELGWMSMGIVDTIMVGHMAHPVLAIAAAALGQVLYNTIAFGLAGVLLGLDTYLSQSHGAGRVDEANRWLLHGLVLAVALAAALMLIIGAAPIALMHLPADHDVLLHASSFLRALNWGTPPLFLAFVLRRYLQAFNHVKPIAISLVTANVVNALVNWLLIYGHHWGPIQIPALGVYGSGLSTAISRLYLAGFMAVAVYRLDRRHHYGLRTTPRLFDATRITRLLSLGAPAGAGIFVEISIFGAVTFLIGTMGPLPLAGHEIALNCASFTFMIPFAISAAAAVRVGQAIGRKSPREAASAGWAAILLGAIAMATCSLFLAGFPHAIASAFTLDPTVIAATVPLLYIAAAFQFFDGVQITANGALRGAGDTHTGLIVQLAGYWAIALPLGYYLGFRRHLGPAGLWIGLCTGLIVAATCLALKWRHTTRHVPIAG
- a CDS encoding threonine synthase translates to MPAIAFLECVRCHHQVSAATPQTLCPLCAGSLYVRYDMDALKQTAHRDSPAQYAAASPASLGMWRYKDVLPDVTPVTLGEGWTPMLQSKRYPGLYIKEEGANPTGTFKARGLGLAVTMAKHYGLEHLAVPSAGNAAGALAAYAAAAGIAAHIFMPQDVPLANYLEGIVYGADVTMVDGLISDCARLVGENIKAQKAANTPANQVWFDISTLKEPFRVEGKKTMGYELVEQLGWTYPDAVFYPTGGGVGLIGMWKAFEEMEQLGWVSGKRPKMYALQASGCAPMATAYEQGKDVSTFFENAATFAAGLRVPKPYGDAIILEIVRESGGKALAYPDETLLASLLDWAKHEGIFLSPEGAAATAAYDALIAGGDLKTTDKVVLFNTGAGLKYTDMTADAMHLKRPGTLPKSMPVGGIITPV
- a CDS encoding HAD family hydrolase, whose product is MIETSEMDRVMLPAGAGAVRLVAVDMDGTLLDGDARVSPRALAAIAAAERAGVHFVIATGRRHSYAMRVLRELEMTPDNVLITSNGAVVRQVDARLIETTHLPISTARWLMEHMREFRNAMVLTFDRVGTDGDDARGALVVEELEDLHRSIEKWMIANAPYIQHVDRMEDALGGDAPIQLMICGTVERMRRAEARLLEDPRVVAVGRETRPETEVQLARTEYPERDLSIVDILPAGCSKGAAVMRFAASQGVKPGEMMAIGDNWNDLSMLEVVGYPVVMENAPEDFLAVALERGWFVAPKNTEDGVARVVEGVLAGLER
- a CDS encoding lytic transglycosylase domain-containing protein, whose amino-acid sequence is MIRRIPILGILLALAPVGALAAEHVTLTNGFSVDCVKHEALGESGMVRLFPLSASDSTYMDVPAGAVKSVEPLMEIPVVAAPSSSLETHLADAKCGAPGSAACPRTDSVKGLLVEAGAKHHIDVDLLAAVVKAESGGQVRAVSRVRAQGLMQLMPGTAAGLGVKDAFKPEENIAGGTEYLDRLLTRYHDDVALALAAYNAGPGAVDRWHGVPPYRETRAYVTRIINEFNRRKMALRTAVR
- a CDS encoding lysylphosphatidylglycerol synthase transmembrane domain-containing protein — encoded protein: MADEAIAIEKPAAKGNRALLWAAALVILAVLVWVFRGRIHFDWGSFVAQIRQASLGHLAAAIGLIWATYWLRSTRWMVFVSPVKKIGPFTTVGSQFIGFTAVALFGRLADLTRPYLISRKIELSIASQVAVYTIERMFDLGAAAILFSGALAFTPADVPHHQEFVKAGMVMLAGTAAMGLFAVAIRVSGGVLAGFARAVFGRVSKGFGDAVAEKILGFREGLQAISSWQEFVIALGISLAMWTAIGYAYVQTAHAFQQTPELAGLTFARTMLLMGASIGGSVLQLPVIGWFTQIAVTATAMHAFFDAPVEAATACGAALLVVTNLSIVPVGLVYAQIGKVSLRGVAVESKQ
- the nrdR gene encoding transcriptional regulator NrdR, whose amino-acid sequence is MKCPYCGFAQDRVVDSRESKEADSIRRRRECESCQKRFTTYERIDEIPYMVVKKDGRRERFDRQKVLAGIIQSCQKRSVSAAQMESIVDQVEAFVVDSPERERTTSSVGELIMARLKDIDTVAYIRFASVYRDFKDVREFKAELEELLSGKHPAKS
- a CDS encoding isocitrate/isopropylmalate dehydrogenase family protein: MATTHKVTLIPGDGIGPEVTAATVSIIEAAAKTTGASFEWHRYDAGADAFAKTGEYIPKELYASIEENKVALKGPVTTPIGGGFSSINVTLRKKFDLYSNFRPVKNLPGLETKFPGIDMVIFRENTEDLYAGLEVMINPDIAQSLKIITRKGSTRIARSAFEFAKKSGRKKVHAIHKANIMKLSDGLFLKCCKEVAAEYPEITYAEHIVDNTCMQLVMNPWQYDVILTENLYGDILSDLCSGLIGGLGLVPGANLGVNCAIFEAVHGSAPDIAGQDKANPTALLQSALLMLRHLDEDATADIIQKALEAVYAEGKTLTRDVGGTSGTKAFADAVIAAM
- a CDS encoding type II toxin-antitoxin system VapC family toxin, with product MSSIGPSLLDTNIVSETMKRRPDDRVLRFLDKTESSDLYLSVLTLGELRKGVIWKARTDPQGAIALGAWVDGLEFSFADRILGIDAAVSRTWGELSAQRSRPIIDTLLAATAIHHRLTLITRNVKDVYDIPVQVFNPWATPVQ
- a CDS encoding type II toxin-antitoxin system Phd/YefM family antitoxin, which codes for MANWQIKDAKNRFSELVEDANVKGPQVITRHGTERAVVLSIEEYRSLVAHKPDFKAYLLSGPKFDDFEIKRDRSTGRTIRL